The Streptomyces hundungensis genome contains the following window.
TGACCGCGCTGATCCTGGTGCGGGTGAAGGCGGTCCGCAATCCGCTGGCGTGCTCCTTCGCCGCCCTCTTCGCCTTCCTGTGCAACGCCATGTCGGGCCGGGTGACGTTCGGGCTCGGCATGATGTTCGCGCTGGGCGCGGTGGCCGCGGTGTTCTGCTGGCCGCACAACAAGCGGGAGAACCGCTGGCCGAAGGCGGCCGTGGCCGCGCCGTGCGCCGCGCTCGCCACGGCGAGCAGCCCGGTCGCCGGACTGTTCCTCGGCATCGTCGCGGCCGCGCTGTTCCTGAACAAGCGCCGCCCGGGCGCGTACGCGATCGGTCTGCCGCCGGTCGTGGTGGTGGCCCTTTCGGCGTGGCTGTTCCCGTTCTCGGGCACCCAGCCGATGTCGCTCGCCACCACCTCGGGGCCGTTCCTCTTCGCGGTGCTGATCCTGTTCCTGGTGCCGAAGGACTGGCGGACGGTCCGTACGGCCGCGCTGGTGTACGGGGTCGGGGTGCTGCTGTGCTTCGCGATCCACTCGCAGATCGGCTCCAACATCACCCGGCTCGCGATGCTGTTCGCGGGCGTCGTCTTCCTGGCCGCGCTGCCGTACGCGGTGCCCAAGTCGCGCAAGTGGTACGTCCTGGTGCTGGCGTTCGCCGGGCTCAACGGGTGGATCGGCTTCAAGTCGGTGGACGACATCGTGCACACCGCGCCCGCGGCGACCTGGGCGCGCGATCTGGCGCCGCTGGTGGACCAGTTGCAGGGGCTCGACGCCTCGACCGGCCGGGTCGAGGTGGTCCCCGCCTCCAGCCACCGCGAGGCCTCCGCGTTCACCCCGTACGTGAACCTGGCCCGCGGCTGGAACCGGCAGGCGGACATGCAGCGCAACCCGCTGTTCTACGACGACACCCTGAACGCGGACAACTACCACGCCTGGCTCAACCGTTGGGCGGTGCGGTACGTGGTGCTGCCGCTGGGCCCGGCCGACCGCAACGGCGCGGTGCAGGAGGGCAAGCTGATCGAGCAGGGCCTGCCGTACCTCAAGCAGCTGTGGTCGAACGAGCACTGGCGGCTCTTCGCGGTCGAGAACCCCACCCCGCTCGCGGACCCGCCCGCCACGGTCAAGCACGCGGGTGAGGGCGAGGTCACGGTCGACGTCCGCTCACCGGGCACGGTCCTGATCCGCATCCCGTACTCGCCGTGGCTGAAACTGGTCGACGAGAAGGGCAAGGGCGTCGCGCCGCCGCAGGAGACCCGCGACTCCAAGCTGAAGGGCCACGACCCCAAGACGTACACCAACCTCAACGGCTGTCTGCGCAAGTCCGCCCTGACCGACGCGGGCGACGAGTGGACGGAACTCGTCGCCCCGAAACCGGGCACGTACTACGTGGCCGCCCCCTACAGCATCCCCCGCGGCACGGGCTGCCCGGAGGGGACGCTCATCAATCCGTGAGGCGCGGGTGCGAGCGGCCCTCCACCCGGCTGTCCGCCGGGGCCCGTGACCCGACCCGGGCGTAGGTGAAGCCGTGCGTCAGAGCTGGTCGAGGTCGATCTCCACCGGGAAGGGGGCCGCCACCTTGAGGGCGCCGGTGAAGACCTCTCCCTCCCGATAGGTCTTCGTCGCGGGGTCGAGAACGTAGGTGTACACGAGAGGAACGCCCGTCGCGGCCTGCTCGATCCGCCAGTAGAAGCCGATGCCCGCCTTGGCGTACTGGTCGACCTTCACGATCCGGTCGGTGGTCTCCGAGCCCGGCGACACCACCTCCGCGACCAGCAGCACGTGCTCAGGGCGGGTGGGGGTGACGTCGATCGTGTCCGCGCGGTACACGACGACGTCCGGGCGGCGGTTGGTGAGTGGGACGTCCTGGAGCCGGACGTCGAAGTCGGTGTCGGCGTTCCACTGGGGGCCCGCGGCGGCGTCCAGGGCGTTGGCCAGCAGCCTGGCCAGTCGGTTGTGCCGCTTGGACGCGCTCGGACTCACGACGACCATCCCGTCCACGATCTCGATGCCGGCGCACTGCTCCGCGGACCAGGACTCGTACTCCTCCGCCGTGATCTGCTCGTGCATCCACGCCGGGGCCACCATCTCGGCCGTCATGAAGGACCTCCCGGACACTGTGCTGCGGGCCCGATCCCGCCTGGGTTCAGCGTACGGTCTGCCGCCGGGCCGGGCGGTCCGTCCGCGCACGCAAACGGCCCCGGACGAGGAGTCCGAGGCCGAACAGGACCGCCCTGCGGGATACACCCGAGCCAGAGCGGTAACGCGTGGTGCCCCCGGCAGGATTCGAACCTGCGACACCCGCTTTAGGAGAGCGGTGCTCTATCCCCTGAGCTACGGAGGCGCGCTGCCGATGGCAGACCTGGACAGGGTAGCGGATGCGGGTGTGGGC
Protein-coding sequences here:
- a CDS encoding MFS transporter; its protein translation is MTAVAAVVHILWFFLFANSGGDLAAQDAWTEFVGRHPESAYNLAWYGGMHPVSYSVVSPYLMSVLGVRTTMMIAGTVSAGLTALILVRVKAVRNPLACSFAALFAFLCNAMSGRVTFGLGMMFALGAVAAVFCWPHNKRENRWPKAAVAAPCAALATASSPVAGLFLGIVAAALFLNKRRPGAYAIGLPPVVVVALSAWLFPFSGTQPMSLATTSGPFLFAVLILFLVPKDWRTVRTAALVYGVGVLLCFAIHSQIGSNITRLAMLFAGVVFLAALPYAVPKSRKWYVLVLAFAGLNGWIGFKSVDDIVHTAPAATWARDLAPLVDQLQGLDASTGRVEVVPASSHREASAFTPYVNLARGWNRQADMQRNPLFYDDTLNADNYHAWLNRWAVRYVVLPLGPADRNGAVQEGKLIEQGLPYLKQLWSNEHWRLFAVENPTPLADPPATVKHAGEGEVTVDVRSPGTVLIRIPYSPWLKLVDEKGKGVAPPQETRDSKLKGHDPKTYTNLNGCLRKSALTDAGDEWTELVAPKPGTYYVAAPYSIPRGTGCPEGTLINP
- a CDS encoding Uma2 family endonuclease; translation: MTAEMVAPAWMHEQITAEEYESWSAEQCAGIEIVDGMVVVSPSASKRHNRLARLLANALDAAAGPQWNADTDFDVRLQDVPLTNRRPDVVVYRADTIDVTPTRPEHVLLVAEVVSPGSETTDRIVKVDQYAKAGIGFYWRIEQAATGVPLVYTYVLDPATKTYREGEVFTGALKVAAPFPVEIDLDQL